From Pulveribacter suum, a single genomic window includes:
- a CDS encoding ABC transporter permease: MELSQIFTIAAKEFRDRMRNRWVLAVALVFTAFSLVIAYFGGAQQGQVGFRSIEFTIASLVSLVIYLIPLIALLLGFDAIVGERERGSLDLLLSLPITRLELLLGKYLGLALALTLSTLAGFGSVAVLLWRHMSANALYHYAGFIVSSVLLGLAFLSIAVLLSVLARERTRASGLAIATWFFFVLVFDLLVLGLLVTTGGQFAGDAFAWLLLLNPADVFRILNVFSLEDVRTLYGLASVVPASLGNPLTMGGVMLAWIALPLALAHWRFKP; encoded by the coding sequence ATGGAACTGTCCCAGATCTTCACCATCGCCGCCAAGGAGTTTCGCGACCGCATGCGCAACCGCTGGGTGCTCGCCGTCGCCCTGGTGTTCACTGCGTTCTCGCTGGTCATCGCCTACTTCGGCGGCGCGCAGCAGGGCCAGGTGGGCTTTCGCTCCATCGAGTTCACCATCGCCAGCCTGGTCAGCCTGGTCATCTATCTGATCCCGCTGATTGCCCTGCTGCTGGGCTTTGACGCCATCGTCGGCGAGCGCGAGCGCGGCTCGCTGGATCTGCTGCTGTCGCTGCCCATCACCCGGCTGGAGCTGCTGCTGGGCAAATACCTGGGCCTGGCGCTGGCGCTCACGCTGTCCACGCTGGCCGGCTTCGGCTCGGTCGCCGTGCTGCTGTGGCGGCACATGAGCGCCAATGCGCTGTACCACTACGCGGGTTTCATCGTCTCCTCAGTGCTGCTGGGGCTGGCGTTTTTGAGCATTGCCGTGCTGCTGTCGGTGCTGGCGCGCGAGCGCACGCGCGCTTCCGGCCTGGCCATCGCCACCTGGTTTTTCTTCGTGCTGGTGTTCGACCTGCTGGTGCTGGGCCTGCTGGTCACCACCGGCGGGCAGTTCGCCGGCGACGCCTTTGCCTGGCTGCTGCTGCTCAACCCCGCGGACGTGTTTCGCATCCTGAACGTGTTCTCGCTGGAGGACGTGCGCACCCTGTATGGCCTGGCCAGCGTGGTGCCGGCGTCGCTGGGCAACCCGCTCACCATGGGCGGCGTGATGCTCGCCTGGATCGCGCTCCCGCTTGCCCTGGCCCACTGGAGATTCAAGCCATGA
- a CDS encoding nitrous oxide reductase accessory protein NosL, which yields MNCLCMTRRRALGLAALAALSATGLLAACGDKDQQQAQLAPVEIDRGTSCELDGMLLADYPGPKAQVVFAGQDKPSFFCDTVEFFNTMLAGEQVRAVRAAWVQDMGQAKWEEPQGHWIDAKGAFYVLGSKRHGSMGPTIASFAQEADATKFAGEYGGKVLRYADVKPDMVDLSGGALHDTRM from the coding sequence ATGAACTGCCTTTGCATGACCCGCCGCCGCGCCCTGGGCCTCGCAGCCCTCGCCGCTCTGTCCGCCACCGGGCTGCTCGCCGCCTGCGGCGACAAGGACCAGCAGCAGGCCCAGCTGGCGCCCGTCGAGATCGACCGCGGCACCTCCTGCGAGCTCGACGGCATGCTGCTGGCCGACTACCCCGGCCCCAAGGCACAGGTCGTCTTTGCCGGCCAGGACAAGCCGTCCTTCTTCTGCGACACGGTGGAGTTCTTCAACACCATGCTGGCCGGCGAGCAGGTGCGCGCCGTGCGCGCCGCCTGGGTGCAGGACATGGGCCAGGCGAAGTGGGAGGAACCCCAGGGCCACTGGATCGACGCCAAGGGCGCCTTCTACGTGCTGGGCAGCAAGCGCCACGGCTCCATGGGCCCGACGATCGCCAGCTTTGCCCAGGAGGCCGACGCCACCAAGTTCGCCGGCGAGTACGGCGGCAAGGTCCTGCGCTACGCCGACGTGAAGCCGGACATGGTGGACCTGAGCGGCGGCGCGCTGCACGACACGCGCATGTGA
- a CDS encoding nitrous oxide reductase accessory protein NosL, translating into MPAHDAPTALASRRTWLTAAFVGTAGAVGALGWRQWQALAPATSAAILPGDDVCLVAPATPYDVASGLPLAAARPVPASARCPVCGMFPGRALDWAAQLIFESGDAHFFDSPLSLFMYLQHPERYSPGRAPQAVAAQYVTDASAGPGAWLDARSAWYVHGSSARGPMRAGNLPALATRAAAQAFAQRRGGRVLAYGEVDRPVIASLAGSGGHGAH; encoded by the coding sequence ATGCCCGCCCACGACGCACCCACTGCCCTCGCCAGCCGCCGCACCTGGCTGACGGCAGCGTTCGTGGGCACGGCGGGTGCCGTAGGCGCACTGGGCTGGCGCCAGTGGCAGGCGCTGGCGCCCGCCACCAGCGCGGCCATCCTGCCGGGCGACGATGTCTGCCTGGTCGCCCCAGCTACCCCGTACGACGTGGCCAGCGGGCTGCCCCTGGCGGCGGCCCGGCCGGTGCCGGCAAGCGCGCGTTGCCCCGTCTGCGGCATGTTCCCCGGCCGGGCGCTCGATTGGGCGGCCCAGCTCATCTTCGAGAGCGGCGACGCGCACTTCTTCGACTCGCCCCTGTCGCTGTTCATGTACTTGCAGCACCCCGAGCGCTACAGCCCTGGCCGCGCGCCGCAGGCCGTTGCCGCGCAGTACGTCACCGACGCCAGCGCCGGCCCCGGCGCCTGGCTGGATGCGCGCAGCGCCTGGTATGTGCACGGCTCCAGCGCCCGTGGCCCCATGCGGGCCGGCAACCTGCCGGCCCTTGCCACGCGCGCCGCGGCCCAGGCCTTTGCCCAGCGGCGCGGCGGCCGCGTGCTGGCCTATGGCGAGGTGGACCGGCCCGTCATCGCCTCGCTGGCCGGCAGCGGCGGCCACGGGGCGCACTGA
- the argE gene encoding acetylornithine deacetylase, producing MTWHNSLQWLQALVAFDTTSRNSNLALIHHVQGALDGLGVQAELFHSPDGAKANLFATLPAQDGGMQGGVVLSGHTDVVPVDGQPWSSDPFTLTQRGDRLYGRGSCDMKGFIAVALALVPELLALPRRQPLHLALSYDEEVGCMGAPVMIDALVRRGARFDGCVVGEPTSMQVVVAHKGINVYRCRVHGRAAHSSLTPRGSNAIEHAARLICHIRDLAEACAANGPYDECFDVPFTTLTTNEIRGGIAVNTIPDLCEFSYEFRNLPGMSPQRIQAQIDRYVREQLLPRMRREHEGARIDIEPVAAAPALEAAEDAAITQLVRALAADPATRKVAYGTEGGLFQQAGIPTVVCGPGSIEQAHKPDEYVELAQLQACEHFLRRLAQSLQGDGI from the coding sequence ATGACCTGGCACAACTCTCTCCAATGGCTGCAGGCCCTGGTGGCGTTCGACACCACCAGCCGTAACTCCAACCTGGCGCTCATCCACCACGTGCAGGGCGCCCTGGATGGCCTGGGCGTGCAGGCCGAACTCTTTCACTCGCCTGATGGCGCCAAGGCCAACCTGTTTGCCACATTGCCGGCCCAGGATGGCGGCATGCAGGGCGGCGTGGTGCTCTCCGGCCACACCGACGTGGTGCCGGTGGACGGCCAGCCCTGGAGCAGCGACCCGTTCACCCTGACGCAGCGCGGCGACCGCCTATATGGGCGTGGCAGTTGCGACATGAAGGGCTTCATCGCCGTGGCGCTGGCCCTGGTGCCGGAGCTTCTGGCACTGCCGCGGCGCCAGCCGCTGCACCTGGCACTGTCATACGACGAGGAAGTGGGCTGCATGGGCGCGCCCGTCATGATCGACGCGCTGGTGCGCCGCGGCGCGCGCTTTGACGGCTGCGTAGTGGGCGAGCCCACCTCCATGCAGGTGGTGGTGGCGCACAAGGGCATCAACGTGTACCGCTGCCGGGTGCACGGGCGGGCGGCGCATTCGTCGCTCACGCCGCGCGGCAGCAATGCCATCGAGCACGCGGCGCGGCTGATCTGCCACATCCGCGACCTGGCCGAGGCCTGTGCGGCGAACGGGCCGTACGACGAATGCTTCGACGTGCCCTTCACCACGCTCACCACCAACGAGATCCGCGGCGGCATCGCCGTCAACACGATCCCTGATCTGTGCGAGTTCAGCTACGAATTTCGCAACCTGCCCGGCATGTCGCCGCAGCGCATCCAGGCGCAGATCGACCGCTACGTGCGCGAGCAGCTGCTGCCGCGCATGCGCCGTGAGCACGAGGGCGCGCGCATCGACATCGAACCGGTGGCCGCCGCGCCGGCGCTGGAGGCGGCGGAGGACGCCGCCATCACCCAGCTGGTGCGCGCTCTGGCGGCCGACCCGGCCACGCGCAAGGTGGCGTACGGCACCGAAGGCGGACTGTTCCAGCAGGCGGGCATCCCGACGGTGGTTTGTGGGCCGGGCTCCATCGAACAGGCGCACAAACCCGACGAGTACGTGGAGCTGGCGCAGCTGCAGGCTTGCGAGCACTTCTTGCGTCGCCTGGCGCAATCGCTGCAGGGCGACGGTATTTGA
- a CDS encoding DEAD/DEAH box helicase: protein MTQAYSTLALAEPLKRAVAEMGYENMTPIQAQAIPVVLTGKDVMGAAQTGTGKTAAFSLPLLERLLKHENASASPARHPVRALVLLPTRELADQVAQQIALYAKYTKLRSTVVFGGMDMKPQTLELKKGVEVLVATPGRLLDHIEAKNAVLNQVEYVVLDEADRMLDIGFLPDLQRILSYLPKQRTTLLFSATFSPEIKRLAGSYLQDPITIEVARPNETASTVEQRFFSADGDNKRHAIRKILKDRELRQAFIFVNSKLGCARLARTLERDGLKTAALHGDKSQDERLKALEAFKAGEVDLLVCTDVAARGLDIKDVPAVFNFDVPFNAEDYVHRIGRTGRAGASGLAVTLVGGSDTRLVADIEKLIKKKIELEPIELEGDRPRGRINDGRRAWGDGEGREARNASSAGAPAAPSASHRSPRSGGGHRMPSASRDPFFDRPYEASSAAAEAPASWEATARTAPGRSGISANIKPRRKVAALFKAPAPEPQ from the coding sequence ATGACACAAGCTTATTCCACCCTCGCGCTGGCTGAACCCTTGAAGCGCGCCGTAGCCGAGATGGGCTACGAGAACATGACGCCCATCCAGGCGCAGGCCATTCCCGTCGTGCTGACCGGCAAGGACGTGATGGGCGCGGCCCAGACGGGTACCGGCAAGACGGCGGCCTTCTCGCTGCCGCTGCTCGAGCGCCTGCTCAAGCACGAAAACGCCTCGGCCTCGCCCGCACGCCACCCGGTGCGCGCGCTGGTGCTGCTGCCCACGCGCGAGTTGGCAGACCAAGTCGCGCAGCAGATCGCCCTGTACGCTAAGTACACCAAGCTGCGCAGCACCGTGGTGTTCGGCGGCATGGACATGAAGCCTCAGACGCTCGAGCTGAAGAAGGGCGTTGAGGTGCTGGTAGCCACGCCCGGGCGGCTGCTGGACCACATCGAGGCCAAGAACGCGGTCCTGAACCAGGTCGAGTACGTGGTGCTGGACGAGGCCGACCGCATGCTGGATATCGGCTTTTTGCCCGACCTGCAGCGCATCCTGTCGTACCTGCCCAAGCAGCGCACCACGCTGCTGTTCTCGGCCACCTTCTCGCCCGAGATCAAGCGCCTGGCCGGCAGCTACCTGCAGGACCCGATCACGATCGAGGTCGCCCGGCCCAACGAGACCGCCTCCACCGTCGAGCAGCGCTTTTTCAGCGCCGACGGCGACAACAAGCGCCATGCCATCCGCAAGATCTTGAAGGACCGCGAGCTGCGCCAGGCCTTCATCTTCGTCAACAGCAAGTTGGGTTGCGCCCGCCTGGCGCGCACGCTGGAGCGCGATGGCCTGAAGACCGCCGCCCTGCACGGCGACAAGAGCCAGGACGAGCGCCTGAAGGCTTTGGAGGCTTTCAAGGCCGGCGAGGTGGATCTGCTGGTTTGCACCGACGTGGCCGCCCGCGGGCTGGACATCAAGGACGTGCCGGCGGTCTTCAACTTCGACGTGCCCTTCAATGCCGAGGACTACGTGCACCGCATCGGCCGCACCGGCCGTGCCGGCGCCTCCGGGCTGGCCGTCACGCTGGTGGGCGGCAGCGACACGCGCCTGGTGGCCGACATCGAGAAGCTGATCAAGAAGAAGATCGAGCTGGAGCCCATCGAGCTGGAGGGCGACCGCCCCCGCGGCCGCATCAATGACGGGCGCCGCGCCTGGGGCGATGGCGAGGGACGCGAGGCGCGCAATGCCTCCAGCGCTGGCGCACCGGCAGCCCCGTCGGCGTCGCACCGCAGCCCGCGCAGCGGTGGCGGTCACCGCATGCCCAGTGCGTCGCGCGACCCTTTCTTCGACAGGCCCTACGAGGCCAGCAGCGCCGCCGCCGAGGCGCCCGCCAGCTGGGAGGCCACGGCCCGTACCGCGCCGGGGCGCAGCGGCATCTCGGCCAACATCAAGCCACGGCGCAAGGTGGCGGCGCTGTTCAAGGCGCCGGCGCCCGAGCCGCAGTAA
- the ypfJ gene encoding KPN_02809 family neutral zinc metallopeptidase, which produces MRWEGNRESDNVEDRRSGGGGGGFIGGRSIGIGTVVVALIGWGVFGINPLTTIGVLSGGGAPQTQQQGPAQRPPEGDRQAAFVSTVLASTEDVWGQLFQQGGAQYQAPKLVLFRGATPTACGTGQSAMGPFYCPGDRKVYLDMDFFDTMSRQLGAPGEFAQAYVVAHEVGHHVQTLLGTTGQVDSRRGRVSQREQNALSVRLELQADCYAGLWAYHSQQARNWLDQSDIESAINAAQQIGDDTLQRKQTGAVRPDAFTHGSSAQRVRWFTQGYKSGSVQSCDTFNTSSL; this is translated from the coding sequence ATGAGATGGGAAGGTAACCGCGAGTCCGACAACGTCGAGGACCGCCGCAGTGGAGGCGGTGGCGGAGGCTTCATCGGCGGGCGCAGCATCGGCATCGGCACGGTGGTGGTGGCGCTCATCGGCTGGGGCGTGTTCGGCATCAATCCCCTGACCACCATCGGCGTGCTGTCGGGCGGCGGCGCGCCGCAGACACAACAGCAGGGCCCGGCGCAGCGCCCCCCCGAAGGTGACCGGCAGGCGGCGTTCGTGTCCACCGTGCTGGCCTCGACAGAGGATGTGTGGGGCCAGCTCTTTCAGCAGGGCGGAGCGCAGTACCAGGCCCCGAAGCTGGTGCTGTTTCGCGGCGCCACGCCCACCGCCTGCGGCACGGGGCAAAGCGCCATGGGCCCGTTCTACTGTCCCGGCGACCGCAAGGTCTATCTGGACATGGATTTTTTCGACACCATGAGCCGCCAGCTGGGCGCTCCGGGCGAGTTTGCCCAGGCCTACGTCGTTGCGCACGAGGTCGGGCACCATGTGCAGACGCTGCTGGGCACGACAGGCCAGGTGGACAGCCGGCGCGGCCGGGTGAGCCAGCGCGAACAGAACGCCCTGTCCGTGCGGCTGGAGCTGCAGGCCGACTGCTATGCCGGCCTGTGGGCCTATCACTCGCAACAGGCGCGCAACTGGCTGGACCAGAGCGACATCGAGTCGGCCATCAACGCCGCGCAGCAGATCGGCGACGATACGCTGCAGCGCAAGCAGACCGGCGCCGTGCGTCCGGACGCTTTCACGCACGGATCAAGCGCGCAGCGGGTGCGCTGGTTCACCCAGGGCTACAAGAGCGGCAGCGTGCAATCTTGCGACACCTTTAACACATCCAGCCTTTGA